The DNA region GGGCTAATCATTTAATTAAAAATTGATTTTTATAAATGGGCGACCACGCATAACAGGTACTTAGTTTGGGCTGGGAAGGCATTCGCCCACCCTTCGCTTCGCCATCCTGGCTACGTTCGCGCGGGCCCGTCGTCGATCTTTTCCGCATCCATGCGGAAACTTCTCCTTCCACCCTTGGTTGTCTTCGACACCCAACCTCGCCTACGCTTTCTATAAAAGCTTCGCGGGGTCGCAGTCGTTCGGGTTCTATTCGAATCCTTCGGTTTGTTGTTAGTTGGGGAATTGTTTGTGGTTAAGACTTCTTTATTTGGGCAGGGAAGGATTCGAACCTTCGAAGGTAAAACCAGCAGATTTACAGTCTGCCCTCGTTGGCCACTTGAGTACCTACCCGAAGAAGTTGCATGGAGCCGCCTGAGGGATTTGAACCTCCGACCGGCTGTTTACAAAACAGCTGCTCTACCACTGAGCTAAGGCGGCATGCATATCCAATTTTTGTGAAAAGCGGTTAAGGTCAAATAAAAATTCTTTGAGTGGAGAAGGTTTCTTTCAGAATGACAGGAGATGGCACTGTTTTGGGTCAATTCTCTAATGACGATCTCCATAATTGGATTTTATTTGGGGTATTTTTTTCGAAAGAGAGACCAAAAAAGGCATAGGTTCTTCAATTCACTTGGGATTTTGGCAAATCTCTCTGCTGCTGTTTATCTTCTGAGCATGAAGTATCTGTTAGGTGGTATAACCATCCACCAAATTTATCCAACGGCCCCGGAAATCGTGATTCATATCCATCGTTTTTTTGCCGCGATAGCGCTTGTTCTTATGTTGTATATGGGATATTTAGGATGGCAAAGAAAACGGAACTTACATGTAAAATTGCATTACATCTTTTTGCCATTGTACACGATTGTTTATATCTCCGGTCTGTTTTTATTTCAATCAAAACCGCTTTAAGGAATGTTCATGGAAAAAATTGAAGTCGCTAAAAAATTTGCAAAAGATATCCGAATCCAAGTCATTAAAATGGTGACTGCTGCTAATTCTGGTCATCCAGGTGGTCCGCTTGGTTTAGCTGATATCTATGCGGCTCTTTATACTTCCATATTAAATCACGATCCAAAAAATCCTGAATGGCCAGAAAGAGATCGCCTCATTCTTTCGAATGGCCACGTTTGTGCCGTTCGTTATGCATCCATGGGACTTTCCGGTTATTTCCCCGTAGAAGATTTGCTTACATTTCGTAATATCAATTCTTATCTCCAAGGACATCCATCCACTCGTTATATGAAGGGAATCGAATCTAGTTCGGGTTCTCTTGGACAAGGTCTTTCTGTTTCTGTAGGTTTGGCTCTTGGTGCGAAACTAAAAAAAGAGACATATAAAATTTATACATGCATCTCTGATGGTGAATGTGGTGAAGGAATGACTTGGGAAGCAGCACAATCGGCTGTTCACTTCAAAACAGATAACCTCATTGCTTTTATGGATCGTAACTACATTCAAATTGATGGTAATACTGAAGAAGTAATGAAGTTAGAACCATTGGATAAGAAGTTTGAGATGTTTGGTTGGAACGTAATCAATGCAGACGGACATAATATGGAAGAAATCTTTGCTGCATTTGCAAAAGCAAAACAACATACCGGTGGACCAACACTCATCGTGTTTAGAACTATTTTAGGTAAAGGTGTTTCTTATATGGAAAACAATCCTAAATGGCATGGAACTCCTCCGAACAAAGAACAAGAAGCACAAGCACTTGCAGAATTAGTTTAATCTTTCAGATTCGATTGACAATTTTGTTTTTATATAGATAGTTTTTCTAATGGGACAAACT from Leptospira noumeaensis includes:
- a CDS encoding transketolase — translated: MEKIEVAKKFAKDIRIQVIKMVTAANSGHPGGPLGLADIYAALYTSILNHDPKNPEWPERDRLILSNGHVCAVRYASMGLSGYFPVEDLLTFRNINSYLQGHPSTRYMKGIESSSGSLGQGLSVSVGLALGAKLKKETYKIYTCISDGECGEGMTWEAAQSAVHFKTDNLIAFMDRNYIQIDGNTEEVMKLEPLDKKFEMFGWNVINADGHNMEEIFAAFAKAKQHTGGPTLIVFRTILGKGVSYMENNPKWHGTPPNKEQEAQALAELV